The following coding sequences lie in one Clupea harengus chromosome 23, Ch_v2.0.2, whole genome shotgun sequence genomic window:
- the csdc2a gene encoding cold shock domain-containing protein C2a: MANTDPSSPAKAPLSSTHAPLTLSFPFLREGSRVWERRPPKSGELPSPLPTKRTRTYSATVRATSGPVFKGVCKSFSRSQGHGFLRPSHGGEDIFVHISDIEGEYVPVEGDEVTYKVCAIPPKNLKQQAVDVVITHLNPGTKHETWSGQIISS; encoded by the exons ATGGCCAACACGGACCCCTCGTCTCCAGCCAAAGCCCCGCTGTCCTCCACACATGCCCCCCTGACCCTGTCCTTCCCTTTCTTGAGGGAGGGCAGCCGCGTGTGGGAGAGGAGGCCGCCCAAGTCCGGGGAGCTGCCCAGCCCTCTGCCCACCAAGCGTACCCGCACATACTCCGC CACGGTacgggccacatcagggcctgTCTTCAAAGGAGTCTGCAAGAGCTTCTCCAGGTCACAGGGCCATGGTTTCCTCCGGCCGTCTCATGGAGGAGAGGACATATTTGTCCACATCTCTGA CATTGAGGGTGAGTATGTGCCTGTGGAAGGGGACGAAGTCACCTACAAAGTTTGTGCTATCCCACCCAAGAACCTGAAGCAACAGGCCGTGGATGTAGTCATCACCCACCTGAACCCAGGGACAAAGCATGAGACCTGGTCTGGCCAGATCATCAGCTCCTAA